The segment CTGATAAACCAGAAAGGAAAAGTTAAGCTCTTCATGCTGCCCAAAGATTCACTCAAATAAACTAAAAAGAGGCCGGAGCATTTCCGGCCTCTTTTGATAAAAACATAATCAAACCTGAAAGGAACCCCTTCGCAGAAAAAGCATTGGCTTCTATTGTCCTTCTTGTTCTTTTTTGATGCGCTGATAGTCTTTCAAATCAGCTCTGTTTTCTAATGCCAGGTACTCTGCTTGGAGGGCTCTGATCTTGGTAGCATGCCGCAGGATGATGTCTCCATGCAAAATTTTCTCCCGCTCGTTCAGGCGTTGGTAAATACCATTGGCATAGTCCCAATCTTCCATGGTCCAGACGTCTTTGCGGGCCCGCACCTGTTGTAGAAAATGGGTGTAAGCATCTTTCAATGAATCAGCGGATACCTGTGACAGATACCGGTAGTCGCCCAGTAGTTCTTGTTCCATTTGCTGCTGTTTGCCTTTCACCGGGCCTCGGGCTCTTCTGATTCGTTCCTCGTCTTTGCGACGTGCCAAGGCGGCTCTGGCTTCTTTCGCTTCTTCCTTGGTTTTATTGGCCAGTTGGTCGGCCCGCTCATCTAGTTTATCTATCTCACGATTGGCTATTTCCTTACGTTCATTGGGCGTAGTATTACAGGAGGCTATACTTAGCATTACCCCGGCAAGGAGCGTAAGGAAACCCAAAGGCAACAGAGATGCTCGTTTCATAGTAGAATTGGTCATATACCCTACATACGCAAACAGAGCCATTGAGGGTGCTACAGGGTTTTGAAAGGTATATGGCAAAAAACGGCTTTAATTATTCACTAGATTTTAAGAGCGTTAACTTCCGGGAGAACCCTGAACTGTACCGCGTAGGCGTGGGAGAACAGGGGGTGCTGCTGGTAGAGCCTTACAAAAGCGAAATCCTGCCCCATTGGCGTTTTAAAAACGTAGAGGTTGCCACAGCTTCGGCCGAGAAGATATTCACCATGTTTGAAGATTACCTCGCAAAGCAGGAGTTCGTAGGGGCCGACATGGCCCGCAAGTTTCTGCAGATGGGCTTCACCCGCGCCCGGCGCTATGCCAACCACAAAGGCGGCAGAAAGTACGAGGTTTCCCCTGAAGCTCATAACGAAGGACTGCCCTACCCCTACTCTTCTGGCAGCGCGAATAAAGGCAACGAAGTGCTTCCGCAGGAAGCCGATGCTTTAACCAATGAGAAAGCTCAGGCAGCCGCCGTTTTCAAAAACTACTGGTTTAAAGCCAAAGACCACCCGGAGTATTTGCGACAGAAACAGGAGTTTAGAAATAGATATTATGAGAAGTGATGTTTAGAGACCGTTTTCGCTAAACAGCTTTATAAACAGATTATGCTCTTTTTCCAAATGATAAAGCGGCCTTACACAAAACTGAATCCTGCAGAAGGACAGTGAAAATGTTACTTATTCAGCTTTTTAGATTCTAAGGCGTACCAAGAGTTGTATTCTTTAACTATTGCATCAATAAAAGCAAAGTTGAATTTTCCTTTCATACCTGACACCCGACTGTGGAGAGCAGGATTAGACTTAACCAACGTTGCCAATGTATTGATTGCCTCCTGTTTGTCCCATAGCCCAATAACATTAACATTATAGTAATCTGACACATATAAATCTTCACTGTCAGCAATTTCAAAGAATACATGGCCGGGGCTTGAAGCATTATAGGTGTGAATAGGTAAAACATGGTATAAGTTGATTTTTCCTTTTTGTGTTACCTCTATTCCAGTAGCCTCCTTAAATAATTCAGCATCCTCATTAGACCTATAATGGTAAAAGAACACAGCTCGTTTTTCAGACACATTGAACTTGCTCATTTTCAAAGTACCCTTATGAAAATAAGCCTTGATTTCTAAAGGCCTAAATTCTACTTGTTTCTTTTGTCCGGCAGCTCGGAAGACTATTTTATCACCGGGGGCATATGTTACTTTTCCTGCTATAGAATCGCCGGAGACTGTAATAATGTAATCAGTTTTCTCCTGCGCCTTCAAGGCTAAAGAAAATAACATCACTAAAAGCAAGTATAGGTACTTCATCAATTAATGTAACAAATCAGGAAAGCTAATATATCAAGTTATCGTGATACAAACCTAAACTATCACTATATTATGAGGACAACTTCAATGAAAATCTAATAGGCGAAGCAGAAAAGCTTTTTTACCAATCCAAGCACTCTTGCTATCATCTATATATAATAAATTTGAGGTGCATAAATAAGATTTGTAACTATAGTGCATTCTCCTAAGGTGAGTAACAAAGTGTTTGAGGACCTTTCCCGTAAAAACAGCCTGTAAACAGAAAAGCCCCGGACATCCGAGGCTTTTCTGTTTACAGGCTGTATGAAGTTTACTGCACCTGTCCTTGACGGGCTTTGAAAGCAGCTACTCCGGCATCTAAAAACTTGATAAAGTTCTGCACGTTGGACTCATAGGCGATGGGCGTCACCAATGAATTCTCATTTGCATCCATCAGTACATAATAGGGTTGTGCGTTCACATTGAATTTGGTGATCTGGTAATCGGCGTACTTCTTGCCCAAAGTGGTTTTCTGCTTCTGGTCATAGGTGCTGGTGTAGTGTTCACTTTGCGGAAGTTCGGTTTTGTCATCAACGTATAGGGCCACAATCACGAAGTTTTCCCGAAGACGTTTCAACACTTGAGGGTCTGACCAAACATTAGCCTCCATCTCACGGCAGTTCACGCAGCCGTGTCCGGTGAAATCAATGAAGATGGGCTTGCCTTGCTCCTGGGCACACTTCTTGGCTTGCTCCAGATCAAAGTAGCCTTGCAGATTATGGGGCAGTTTCAGAAAATCAGCATACTTGGGTGGCTCACAAATGGTGCTCACCGCACTTTCACCGGCTGTACCACCCGAGACCATGTTGAAGTCCTGGGTAGACTGTGGCGGCAGGTAACCGGCAAGCGCTTTCAGCGGAGCGCCAAACAAGCCGGGCACCATGTACACCACAAAGCCGAACGTAGCAACAGCCAGCAACAAACGTGGCACTCCCAGGTAAGGCAGGTCTGAGTCATGGGAGAATTTGAGTTTCCCAAGCAGGTAGAAGCCCATCAAGGTGAAAATCACGATCCAAAGGGCCAGATATACTTCACGGTCCAGAAGGCGCCAGTGGTACACCTGGTCGGCGATGCTCAGGAATTTAAGAGCTAAAGCCAGCTCAATAAACCCAAGGCATACTTTCACAGAATTTAACCATCCGCCAGATTTAGGAAGTGAGCTTAGCCAGTTAGGAAAAATAGCAAACAAAGTAAACGGCAGCGCAAAGGCCATGGAGTAGGCGAACATGCCGGAGATAGGCTTCAAGGTCTCTCCACCCGCTGACATCACCAGAATGGAACCTACAATAGGCCCGGTGCAGGAAAAAGAAACCAGCACCAACGTAATGGCCATGAAGAATACGCCATAATAACCACCTTTGTCTGCCTGGGCATCGGCTTTGTTTACGAGCCAGTGCGGTAACGTGATCTCAAACATGCCTAGAAACGACATTGCGAAGAACAGGAACACGGCAAAGAACAGCACGTTAGGCAGCCAGTGCGTACTCAGGAAATTCGCCACCTCTGGACCCGCCAGCTTTGCTACCAGGGTCCCAATCAAGGTATAAAAAGCGATAATAGACAAGCCGTACACCAACGCTTTCAGGATTCCTTTTAACCGGGTGGCGCTTCCTCCGGTGAAAAACGTCACTGTCATAGGAATCATGGGGAACACGCAGGGCGTGAGTAAGGCCACCATGCCAGACAAAAAGGCACCCACCATAAATTCCCAAAGGCCAATGGGAACGGCCGGGCTAGAAGCAGCAGTTCCTGCAAGAGTAGCTTGAGCTTCGGGCAAGGCAGGGGCAATAGTGGTTCCGCTGTCAGTAGCTTCCGGGAAAGCTGCTACAGGCGTTTCTGTTCCCAGTAAGGAAGTATCAGAGGAGATTGGAGTATTAGCTGTTGCGTTAGGCGAAACAGCTGGAGAAGCAGGAGTGGTAACACCAACACTGGCCGCAGGAGCGGCGACACCAGGTACAGAGCCGCCTTGGTTGGCGCCTGTTCCTGATGGTAGGGTTGGAGCCGGAGCTGCCCCGGGCAATACTTTGATTTGGGTAAAATTGAAATCTCCCTCGCCTGGAATACACTGTCCGCTTACTTCAGAACAAACCTGAAACTCGTAGCTACCTTTGATCACCAACGCAGGCTGCAACACTTTCACCCGCTGCCGGAACTGAGCCGTTTTGATGAAATAGGTGTATTCGCCGCCCCATGTCTGGTCAAATTTCCTCTTCGGGTTTACCGGCTTAATCTTGCCCACCAACGCGTAAGAAGGGTGTTTCTGGAAGGTGAAAGTAGTGACAATGGGACCCAGATCCGGGTCAAAATCTGAGGAGTAGAGATACCAATCAGGGATGATTTTGGCGTTGAAGATGAGTTCCACCTCCTCGCCTACCTTCACTTCGGGAGCGGACACGTCATGGCTCCATGTGGAAGGTTTAAGCACCTGAGCCTGTGCTGCCAACACTAAAAAGAGCAACGGCACCAACAAACCCCAAACGCGTTTCCAAACTATAGTCATTAGATTCTTTCTTTCATCAGGTAAAGTGCGGCAAATTACTACAAATACCCCGTAAACCCGAATGCACCAGGTAGGGGCCGGTTGTAAATGGAAGGGCAAAGCCTACTTTCTATCAAACTTCACGTACAGGAAACGAGTTCAATGACTTTGATAGTGCTGATAAACCATTAAATTTGACGCAAGCGCTCCTTTTCCACCCCTAAAGGTTCGCACCTCCCTATGATCCTCAATATTCTTCTTACCATTCTGCTGGTTGCTTTGAATGGTTTTTTTGTGGCCGCTGAGTTTGCCCTGGTAAAGGTCCGGGCCTCACAGATAGAGCTTCGGGCGCAGGCTGGAAATCAGCTGGCCAAGATTGCTTATCACATGATTGGTCACTTAGACGCTTACCTTTCTGCTACCCAGCTAGGCATCACCCTGGCCTCCTTGGGTCTTGGTTGGATTGGCGAAGGCGTGGTATCTGAGATCATTATTGAAATCATGCACGCGTTTGGCGCTGCCCCAGACCCGGTATTGGCGCACAAAATTGCGCTGCCTGTTTCCTTTGCCGTGATTACCGTTTTACACATCGTTTTCGGGGAACTGGCCCCAAAATCACTAGCTATTCAGCGCCCAGAAGCTACTGCCCTGGCTGTGGCCATTCCGCTCCGAATTGTGTATTACGTTCTGCTCCCCTTTATCTGGATTCTGAACGGGTTCTCCAATTTCATTCTAAAGAAGATTGGCATCACGCCCATGCACGGCTCAGAAGTACACACCGCCGAGGAGCTCAGGTTATTATTTGAGCAAAGCGCTGAGAGCGGCGAGATTGGTGGCAGCCAACAGGAGCTGATTGAGAATGTGTTTGAGTTCAATGAGCGCATGGTGAAGCAAATCATGGTACCCCGCACCAAACTGGTGGCCCTGGACCTTGACTCTACGGAAGAAGAAATTTTTGAGGTGGTCTTCAACGAAGGCTACACCCGCATGCCCATCTACCGTGACACCATTGACAACATTGTGGGCATTATGTATGTAAAAGACCTGTTGGTGGTGCTACGGGCTGGCGAGCAGGTAAGCCTGGAAAAACTAATGCGCCCCGCTTACTTTGTTCCGGAGACGAAGAAAATCAGCCGCTTGCTTAAAGATTTCCAGCGCAACCGCATGCACATTGCCGTAGTCTCAGATGAGTTTGGCGGTACCTCAGGCATTGTCACCATTGAAGATATCATTGAAGAACTGGTAGGCGAAATACAGGACGAGTACGACGAAGAGGTACCGTTGGTAGAGAAGATGGGCGACTTCGAGTTCAAGGTGGATACCTCGGCCTCCATTCTGGATGTGAACGATGACTTACCTTACCCGCTCCCGGAAGGCGAAGATTACGAAACGGTGGGTGGGTACCTCAACATGATTTACGGCCGCATTCCTGAAATTGGAGAAACGGTGGTGCACGGGGTCTATGAATTCAAAATCCTGGAGAAAACCGATCGGAACGTGGCATCTGTGTTGCTAACGGTGACCGAAGACAAACGCGACGATATCTTATAAGGCGGTTTTTGCCTGATTTTGTGAAAAGCCCCTACATAACAGGTTTGTTTTGTAGGGGCTTTTTGATTGCAGAGGATGTGCATGCAGTTTGTTATTGCTGGCGTGGTGACTAGTTAATGCGGAGCCCTTATGCTTGGCAATTTCATCTTCTGCGGTAAGCGCTCACGCCCGCGAGGCCTCGTCTTCCCCTCTCGCACTGCCCTTTCGGCCTGAACTGTTTACTCCTCTAAGATTATGCCTATCTATGGCCAAAAGCGAGGCGCTCGATGGGAAGACTGGAACAGGGGAAGGTGGCAAAGGCTGTTTTCCTCTTAATCTTTTTACATGGTTCACCTCTGTGACTTGGACTTACCCCAACTTGAAGTGTGCAACTTCAGTTATGTGACCGCTCATACCTTAGCAAATACAACCTACACCCTTCCTGCGCGTTACTACAGCCAATGACTTTGACTAGTTCAACAGGTCTTGGAATATTCTATTTATATTCCTTAAGCCTTTCCAGAAAACCTCCGTATTAGTACCCAAAACGCATTTGCGGTTTATACCCTTAAAAATAGGAAACCAAAACCTGAGGAAGCTTTTGCTCGTTCTTTTGACTAATCAAAAAAGCAAAAAAGCTATATATTAATTCATCAGCATCTTCTTCTATGGTAGCAGCCTCTTCTCATCCTCAGACCTCCCTTGCCGTTGTAAGTGGCGGAGCGTCTGGTATAGGGAAGGCTATTGCGGAGCAATTAGCAGCGGCAGGCAAAAAGGTCATCATAGCCGATGTCACTACCCCGCAAGAAGAATCAGAAGCTGAGTATTTTCCCTGTAATGTAACCAACCCCGAGGATATTGCTGCGCTTTTCGCCCATATTTCCCAAAACTACGGAAAACCAGATATTCTGGTATGCTGCGCCGGTCAGGGCATTCAGGAAAAACTGACCGAAGGTGATCCCGCCAAATGGCAGCAGGTGCTTGATTTGAACATTATGGGCACATTGCGGCTCATCAGGGCATTTACGCCTGGCATGCTGGAGCAAGGCTCCGGTGACGTGGTCATCATCAGCTCAGTAGCCGCCGGACAAGCCTTTGCTTACGGCGGAGTGTATGCGGCGAGCAAAAGTGCCTTGAACGTGATTGCCGAAACGCTCCGGCTGGAGACCTTGCCTACCATACGGGTCATTACCATTGCTCCGGGCGTTACAGACACCAACTTCTTTGAGAACACAATTTCAGGATATAACACGGTAGAATCCATTGGGTACGGAGCTTTGAGCGCCGCCGATGTGGCCGAGACCGTGCTGTTTGCATTGCAGCAACCACGGCACGTCTCGCTGAACCACCTTACGGTACGCCCCACTCCGCAACCCTTTTAATCCCCTTAATACACCCACTGACAACTATGAAAAAGAAAGTCTTGATAACCGGCGGTGCAGGCTTCATTGGGTCACACCTGGCAGATGAACTAATCAACTTCGGATATGAGGTACGCGCGCTAGATAACCTTTCAGAACAAGTACACGGCAAAGACTGTGAACGCCCTGAGTACCTTCACCCCGAGGTGGAATTGCAGGTAGGCGACGTGCGCGACAAAGCGGCCGTACTAAAAGCCTTGGAGGGCGTTGACGCCGTGTTCCATTTCGCCGCTATGGTGGGTGTGGGCCAAAGCATGTATGAAATCAAGGAATATACCGATGTGAACAACATCGGCACCGCCGTTCTTTTGGAATGCCTCATTGAGAAACCGGTAAGCAAACTGGTAGTGGCATCCAGCATGAGCATCTACGGCGAAGGTTTGTATACTTCCGCCACCGGTGAAAAAGTGATTGCCGCTGAGCGTGGCCTGGAGCAACTCAAAGCTGGCGACTGGGAACTGAAAAGCGAAAAAGGTGACACCCTGACTCCGGTAGCCACGCCCGAGTCTAAGATTCCTTGCCTGTCCTCGGTGTACGCCCTTTCTAAATATGACCAGGAGCGTCTTTGCCTCATGGTGGGCCGGGCTTACAACATCCCAACCGTAGCCATGCGCTTCTTCAACGTGTACGGCACGCGTCAGGCGCTTTCTAACCCGTACACGGGTGTGCTAGCCATCTTCGCCTCACGTTTCCTGAACAACAACGCGCCTATGATCTTCGAAGACGGAAACCAGCAGCGCGATTTCGTGCACGTGCGCGATGTGGCCTTGGCGTGCCGTCTGGCCATGGAGAAAGAAGAAGCGGCCGGAATGGTGTTCAACGTAGGCAGCGGAAACAACTACACTATCAGAGAAATTGGTGAGCGTTTGGCCGAAGTGATGGGAAAACAGGAATTAACTCCCGAGATTACCGGCAAGTACCGCGTAGGCGACATCCGCCACTGCTACGCCGATATCAGCCTGGCTAAAGAGGTATTGGGCTTTTACCCACAGGTAGAATTCAACAGCGGTTTAACTGAGCTGGCCGATTGGCTGGAGGGACAGATTGCGTATGACCGCGTCAATGAGGCAAGCGCCGAGTTAGCAGCCCGGGGCTTAACGGTGTAACCCCGCGTTTCTGACCTGTTTTCCCAAAAAGAAGCTTAAAACCGTATGACAAGAATCGCCAAAACACAACCTAAACATACTCCCCTCGCCGCCCCCACCATCGGCTTGGTAGAATGGTTCCAGCCTGGTGAGCATGCCCGCGTAGAGACGGTACTGGCGGAGTTAAAGGAGTTGGGCGTCACGGAACTGCGCACCGGTATCTCCTGGGCAGATTACTTTACCCCCGAGGGCAAGGATTGGTATAACTGGCTTATCCCAACCTTAGCAAAACAGGTGCAGGTACTCCCCTGCTTTCTGTACACGCCCCCTTCTTTGGGCATTGCCCCTAAAACCTCTTCCCCACCCAGAGACCTTAAGGCGTACGCCGATTTCCTGGACCTTATCATCACTGATCTGGGGGCGCACTTTGAGTGGGTGGAGCTTTGGAACGAACCCAACAACAAAGTTGAATATGACTATACCTTAGACCAGAACTGGTTTAAGTTTGCTGAGATGATTGGCGGGGCGGCTTACTGGGCACAAAAGCGCGGCAAGAAAACCGTGCTGGGCGGCATGAGCCCCATTGATCCCAACTGGCTGCAGCTGATGTTTGACCGTGGTGTGATGCAGTACATTGATGCCGTAGGCATTCATGGGTTTCCCGATGTCTTTGACCAGCAATGGGAAGGTTGGGATACCAACATCAGCAAGGTGCGCGAAGTGCTGGACCGCAACAACTCCAAAGCCGAGCTCTGGATTACCGAGGCCGGTTTTTCTACCTGGCAGCACGATGAGTTTAAGCAGTTCCAGGAATTCCGTAAGGTGAGCAAAGCACCGGTCAACAGAGTGTTCTGGTACAGCGTGCACGACCTGGACCAGGACCGCGAAACGGTGGGCGGTTTTCACGTGGACAACCGCGAATACTCTTTCGGGTTGAAGAACGTTGACGGCTCTCCTAAACTCCTTTACAGATTATGGGCTGAAAACGGCTTGGATGGACTGGACAAGTTCTCCTTCATCCGCCGCAAAGAAAACTTCTCCGACCAGGAGCGCTATTCGGTAGTGACTGGCGGGGCTGGGTTTGTGGGCACCAACTTAGCCAAGCGACTTTTAGAGCAAGGCAAACGCGTACTTATTTTCGATAACCTTTCCCGCACCGGCGTAGAGCGCAACCTGCAGTGGCTGCACCAAAACTACGGCGACAAGCTGGAAGTGTATGTGGGCGATATCCGGGATTTGCATGCCGTGAAACGCGTCATGAAGTACGCCAATGAGGTGTATCATTTCGCGGCTCAGGTAGCGGTAACCACTTCCCTAACTGGCCCCATCCAGGACTTTGAAATCAATGCCCGTGGTGTGGTGAACGTGCTGGAAGCCATCAGAGCCCAGGACAACCCACCGCCGTTGGTGTTTACGTCCACCAATAAAGTGTACGGCGGTCTGGAAGACCTTCGCTTCATCCAAAACGGCACCCGCTACAATCCCTCAGACAAGCACATCAAAGCCAATGGTATCTCTGAGGCGCGTCCGCTGGATTTTCATAGTCCGTACGGCTGCTCCAAAGGCGCTGCTGACCAGTACGTGGTAGACTACGCCAGAACCTATGGCATTCCGGCCGTGGTGTTTAGAATGAGCTGCATCTACGGCCCGCACCAATATGGCAACGAAGACCAGGGCTGGGTGGCGCACTTCGCCATTAGAGCTATTGAGAATAAGGCCATCAGCATTTACGGCGATGGCAAGCAGGTGCGTGACATCCTGTTTGTGGAAGACCTGGTAGATGCGTTTTTGCTGGCGCAGGAGAACATGCAGGAGCTTTCGGGGCAGGCCTTCAACATTGGCGGTGGTGTGAAAAATACCACCAGTCTGCTTGAGTTGCTGGATTTGATTGGCACCTACCGCGGCAAGAAAGTGAACCTAAGCTTCGGCGACTGGCGACCCGGCGACCAGCATTACTATGTGTCTGACATCCGCAAGTTCCACGAGGCCACCGGCTGGTACCCTAAAAACAGCGTGCAGGAAGGCGTAGCCAAACTCTACCAATGGCTGTGCGAGACCAGAGGCATTGAAGTCTCTTTGAAAGCTCCCGTAGCTGTGGAACAAGAAACCGATAACGTAGCAGTAGCATAACTCATCATGCAAACCGACCTATTCCAAGAAACCCTTCCCACCACTGAAGCCACCACCATGGCGGCGGCGGTGATTACCGCTCCCAAACAAGTAGAAATTCAGGAACTGGCGCTGCCAGAACCAAGCGCCACTCAAGTCCGCATAAAGCTGGAAGGCTGCGGGCTTTGCGCATCTAATATTCCCGTGTGGGAAGGCCGCGAGTGGTTCTCCTATCCTATCCCGGCCGGTAATCCGGGCCACGAAGGCTGGGGCATCATTGACGCCGTGGGCGCTGAGGTGAAAGACCTGAACGTAGGCGACCGCGTAGCCGCCCTTTCCTATAATTCCTATGCCGCTTATGACGTAGCCGAAGCCACCTCGCTGGTGATGTTACCAAAGTCCTTGGCGGGCAAACCGTTCCCCGGCGAGCCCTTGGGTTGCGCCATGAACATCTTCAAACGCTCTGACATTAAAGCAGGCCAGACCGTCGCTATTCTGGGCATCGGGTTTCTGGGAGCTTTACTCGTACAATTAGCCAAAGAGGCGGGCGCCAGGGTTATTGCCATCTCCCAGCGTCCGTTCTCTCTGGACATTGCCCAGCAATGCGGCGCCGATGAAATCATCCCGATGGATGACCACTACAAAATCATTGAGCGCGTGAAAGACCTCACCGAAGGCGTTTTCTGTGACCGTGTGATTGAGTGCACCGGCAAAGAATGGCCCTTGAACCTAGCTGGCGAACTGTGCAAAGAGCGTGGCCGCCTCATCATTGCCGGCTTCCACCAGGACGGCATGCGCCAGGTGAACATACAGCTTTGGAACTGGCGCGGCCTGGACGTGATCAACGCTCACGAACGCGACCCGCAGATGTACTTAGATGGTATCAAAGAAGCGGTAGAAGCTGTGGAAAGCGGCCGTTTGAAACCCGAGATGCTCTACACCCATACCTTCCCACTGGAGAAAATGGACGAGGCCTTCGCCGCCTTGACCGTTCGCCCGGACGGTTTCATGAAGGCGATTGTGACGATGTGAATCTCGCATTAATGATTCGTACGGACAGGTCGCGACCTGTCCTACCCGTTTCCCTACGCGGTGAACCACTCTTCATAGCAATGGGCAACGGGTATTCCTTTGAACAACCGTTTAGGACAGGTCGCGACCTGTCCCTACAACCACAACAACCCGTTTCCCACCTCTTTTTTATAAAACAGGTGGGAAACCTTTTGCTTCTACAAAGAAGCTCAACCGAATCCTTTACTCTAATGACTGAAGATACTTTACTAGAACCTACTCCAGAAGCAACTGCTTCTGCTTCAGATACCTTGAAACTCGGCTTTCTAGGCATCGGCTGGATTGGCCGTAACCGCATGGAAGCCATCGCCAATGCGGGCCTAGCCGAGGTAACCGCTGTGGTAGACCCGGCACCGCAAAACGTGGAGGAAGCGCAGAGAACTGCTCCTGCCGCCAAAGTGGGGGAAAGCATTGAAGATTTACTAACCGAAGATATAGACGGCGTTGTCATCGCTACGCCAAGCGCCTTCCATGCCGACCAATCTATCCAAGCTTTAGAGAGTGGAAAAGCCGTTTTCTGCCAAAAGCCATTAGGCAGATTTGCCGAGGAAACCAGACGCGTAGTGGAAGCAGCCCGCAAAGCTGATACGCTCTTAGGCGTGGACCTCTCCTACCGCAGCACCGTGGCCATGCGCAAAGTCTACGACCTGGTAAAATCCGGCGAACTGGGCGACATCTACGGCGTGGAACTGGTATTCCATAACGCGTATGGTCCTGACAAACCCTGGTTCTACGACCCCAAGCTTTCTGGCGGTGGCTGTGTGATTGACCTAGGCGTGCACCTGGTGGATTTGGCGCTTTGGACCCTCAACTTCCCAGTCGTGGAAAGCGTGACCAGCAGCTTGTTCTCCAAAGGCCAACGCCTGACCTCTTCAGCAGAAACCGTAGAGGACTACGCTACTGCCAGCATACAATTAGCCACTGGTCCGCACGTGCAATTGAGCTGTTCCTGGAACTTGCCCGCCGGGCAGGAAGCCATCATAAGTGCCACGTTCTACGGTACCAACGGCGGCGCGGCTTTCAAAAACGTGAACGGCTCTTTCTATGATTTCGTGGCCGAACGGTTCTGGGGCACTCAAACCGAGATCCTCGTTTCCCCGCCGGATACCTGGGGCGGACGAGCCGGGGTAGAGTGGGCGCAGCGCGTCGCCAAAGGCGAAAAATTTAACGAAGAAGCCGAGCAGTTTGTGAAAGTAGCAGAAGTACTGGACAAAATTTATGGTAGATAAACCGCATCGGCGCGTACTTATGACCACCGACAGCGTGGGTGGAGTCTGGACCTACAGTCTGGAGCTCATCCGTGCGTTGGCGCCGCATAACGTACACTTTTACCTCGCCACCATGGGTGCCGCCATCACCCTGCAACAACGGCAGGAATTGGTAGCCCTCACCAACGTGAC is part of the Rufibacter tibetensis genome and harbors:
- a CDS encoding MDR/zinc-dependent alcohol dehydrogenase-like family protein, encoding MQTDLFQETLPTTEATTMAAAVITAPKQVEIQELALPEPSATQVRIKLEGCGLCASNIPVWEGREWFSYPIPAGNPGHEGWGIIDAVGAEVKDLNVGDRVAALSYNSYAAYDVAEATSLVMLPKSLAGKPFPGEPLGCAMNIFKRSDIKAGQTVAILGIGFLGALLVQLAKEAGARVIAISQRPFSLDIAQQCGADEIIPMDDHYKIIERVKDLTEGVFCDRVIECTGKEWPLNLAGELCKERGRLIIAGFHQDGMRQVNIQLWNWRGLDVINAHERDPQMYLDGIKEAVEAVESGRLKPEMLYTHTFPLEKMDEAFAALTVRPDGFMKAIVTM
- a CDS encoding Gfo/Idh/MocA family protein gives rise to the protein MTEDTLLEPTPEATASASDTLKLGFLGIGWIGRNRMEAIANAGLAEVTAVVDPAPQNVEEAQRTAPAAKVGESIEDLLTEDIDGVVIATPSAFHADQSIQALESGKAVFCQKPLGRFAEETRRVVEAARKADTLLGVDLSYRSTVAMRKVYDLVKSGELGDIYGVELVFHNAYGPDKPWFYDPKLSGGGCVIDLGVHLVDLALWTLNFPVVESVTSSLFSKGQRLTSSAETVEDYATASIQLATGPHVQLSCSWNLPAGQEAIISATFYGTNGGAAFKNVNGSFYDFVAERFWGTQTEILVSPPDTWGGRAGVEWAQRVAKGEKFNEEAEQFVKVAEVLDKIYGR
- a CDS encoding SDR family NAD(P)-dependent oxidoreductase; translated protein: MTRIAKTQPKHTPLAAPTIGLVEWFQPGEHARVETVLAELKELGVTELRTGISWADYFTPEGKDWYNWLIPTLAKQVQVLPCFLYTPPSLGIAPKTSSPPRDLKAYADFLDLIITDLGAHFEWVELWNEPNNKVEYDYTLDQNWFKFAEMIGGAAYWAQKRGKKTVLGGMSPIDPNWLQLMFDRGVMQYIDAVGIHGFPDVFDQQWEGWDTNISKVREVLDRNNSKAELWITEAGFSTWQHDEFKQFQEFRKVSKAPVNRVFWYSVHDLDQDRETVGGFHVDNREYSFGLKNVDGSPKLLYRLWAENGLDGLDKFSFIRRKENFSDQERYSVVTGGAGFVGTNLAKRLLEQGKRVLIFDNLSRTGVERNLQWLHQNYGDKLEVYVGDIRDLHAVKRVMKYANEVYHFAAQVAVTTSLTGPIQDFEINARGVVNVLEAIRAQDNPPPLVFTSTNKVYGGLEDLRFIQNGTRYNPSDKHIKANGISEARPLDFHSPYGCSKGAADQYVVDYARTYGIPAVVFRMSCIYGPHQYGNEDQGWVAHFAIRAIENKAISIYGDGKQVRDILFVEDLVDAFLLAQENMQELSGQAFNIGGGVKNTTSLLELLDLIGTYRGKKVNLSFGDWRPGDQHYYVSDIRKFHEATGWYPKNSVQEGVAKLYQWLCETRGIEVSLKAPVAVEQETDNVAVA